The DNA window ATTATTATATCCAccacaataaaaaaattcataaatatatcataaaataaaagacACCATTGTGTTCTTCAATTATAAAATTCACAAATAAGAAACTAAGAGAATACCTTCTTTCATAGTAAGTGCTGCTATCGGTAAAATAAACGACACCGTTGTCTGAATTAATGTCCAAATCATTTGTAAATTTGAACGGCACTCCTTCAGCTGAGCTAGCAAGTTGTGTAGCAACTCCTCCATTTGGTCCTACTTTTAAAAGCCCGTAATAAGCATCTGCTATATATAATTCACagctttttttatcaaattttaaacctAACGGTCTCCCACATGCTGattctttttccttttccaTAGATCCATCACATAGTCGCCTATttctgatataaaaaaaatcaaaaaatatacttcagctttatttataaagtttaaaGGATATTTTTATTTCAGGGTTACATATTTTTCCAGTTACGGAACTATAACCTCTCTATACAATGGTTACCGAATTACAAAGGATTATAAAATGGTTACCGTACTATAGATTTTTTACAAAGcggttactaaattataaagaGATGGAAAGCGGTAGGTTACCaaactatagttttttttacaaaaatggtTAAATAGGCTTGCTGATGTAGACGAGGAAAAGATGTCAGATATCTAGTTATAACCATATTGTAAAATATTATAGTTACGTATTCacagaaataattatttttaagtgattattataaaaattgaacatCGCTTAGTCGATAAATATAGCCACCAGTTCAcggttttatcgatttaatgaCCAATCTGGTCCGACTTTCAAaaacttataaataatttacttagattttttttaaaaaagttattttccCTATTAAAGAAAGgcctaatggcaaaaaaaactcaaacctttacgacttgttgcaattatatccaaaccttttaatttttgtaataatatccaaattgcattattttgttgcaataatatccaaattgtattttttgtagcaataatagtcaaattgatggctagacttgttgtttttaattaagatattaagctattattatgttttgatgtataataatatagtaaaagtcctaaaaaatgacaaaaaactcaaaaaaaaatcacataaaaagtgcaatttggatattattgcaacaaaataatggaatttggatattattgcaaaaattaaaaggtttggatataattgcaacaagtcgtaaaggtttgggttttttttgccattaagccttaaAGAAACATTTGGCTCTTAGTTTTccaaaaagtaaaatatttatagtattttttgtGTTCCGAAAAATTAATACTTCATTGATCCTGACAAAATAATTCTGAACAAAAAATGTTACCTATGAGGTGAGGTGAACGCAAATTCGACCCAACTTTGTGCTTCCGGTTTCCATCTAAGAATCCGACCATCGGAAACACCAGAGTAAGGTCCGTTCCCGTTGCAATCAAAAGCAATACTTTCAGGGCCGATTGCTCCTCCGAGAAGATTGAGTTGATAGTAATCATTTTTCGATGCAACCGATGGGGCATGTCGTGTAGATTCTGTGAAAACAAACAGCAAGAGAAAGCCTGTAGTCAGCAGTAACATTGTTGAAGAAAAAGACATGGTTCGAGTAAACTTATCTTAATTATAGAGTTTTGAGTGTATAAAATAATAGAACGTTTAATGTTTTATCCTGTGTTTTCTCAACATAATAGCAACAAAATAGCTGAAGagtattcaaaatttaaatagtaattgCTTGACCTATTCTCAAGCACGTCCACTGTACATGCCCCATGCACGTATCCTGTGTATATATGTCCATTTGCACacttttctgatttttttgattttttgataagtcgggagaaatttttagataaacCAAATTCACCACGTaggattataaaaaaaaaaattaggtgaACCAATTTCACCATGTAGGATTATGAACTATatccatttaaataattatttacaaCTAATTAATGAAAGACACATTCATCaatgattatttaataatatgttttattaaaaataaatgttccTTTTATTGATTGGTTGTTGTAAATAATCACGGCACGTGTTACATAttaaatggatggttcataattTTACGTGGTGAATTTTGGTTCgcctaaaaatttctctataATATAGATATCCAAAGAAACATCCAAACGGGAATGTATGTTTCTAGaagaaatgataaaaaaattcataaaataatttcatattaGTAACTATTAAATTAGAACACACAATCATCAAAACCCCACAAAACATCAAATATAACTACTAAAAATTTCTACCCATGCATTACAGTAATTAtatccatataaaatcaccaaaatttaataaatatcaattaaaaagacaaatgcaaaacaaaaaaactaacCGATATAAGAGTAAGTGTTAAAATCTTAAGAACTTGAGGcttaaaaatttagaatttttggGTAAGGATTGGTGCTTTGATAGAAAAGTTAAAGTCAAAATGCAAGAGCAAGTGTAATGTGAAAGAAGAATCTCAACAGTAAGAAAAGCAAACTGAAACCAGAGAAACATAGATATTGCAGAGGAATATGGAAAAATAAACAGTGAACTGCCCCCAAATAAAAACTGAAACCTTTTAGCATGGCAAGCAATTTGCTTTTTGTTTTCTAATATATGTATCATTGAAAGTATGAAATACTTAATGACAtgagggcttaattatacctaaaaaaataaagaggcagatttgtatttttgagaaaaagtcgaggatttttttttgtaccgCCTTCTAcctatttaaaatcatttaatcacATAAACTATATGTTAGCAAAAATTATAATCAGGActataaaattcatatttaaaaatggTGAGAAAAAGTATTTCTCTTTATCATATTTTTCGAAGATTTGATGATTGAAAATTGTTGAAGCGTTTGACTATGATAAATCCGTTGATATCGAAGGAGTAGCAAGTCGAATGTAAGGAAGCAGCGTCAAAAGAGCCATATTCTAACTTGCATGTACGTTTCTAACAACTTTGGGTACTTAGTAAAATTTGATTgtggttttattttgttaatgtgACCATTTTCGTCTTGATCAATCAAAAGTAAAGAACTTTTGGTAATCGCTATAGAGAACTAAATAATGATTTTCATACAATGCATACCGTCAAATTTGGGTAATTTTCTCTAAATGTCCCTGAACTTTCGTCTTTTTTCTCTAACTGTCCCTAAACTTTAATTCATACTCCAGTCGTCACTGAACTTTaattttaggcctaattacttaaaaatcactcaccttgtaactttttttttcatttataccatgacctagaaaaattttcaattgtaccctatttttgatttttatgtgtcatctctaccctaatgagttaaattgacctattttcttttgaaaaagagtttaaattagtctttcattttaatctatattctgataaaacgttaatgttaatcatttatatatcttgtttttaatattttcatccttaaattaattaaattatcaaattttttaattttggggtacaaacgaaacataaaaatcgaaaatagagtataaatgaaaattttcctaggccctggtataaatgaaaaaaagttacaaagtgggtggtttttaagtaattaggccttaattTTATATCTCGAAGATCCCTAACGTCACATTTATAGCAACTCTGTCCAATTATTTGACCTGAAAATATGACTAGGAATTTAGGTGGTTCAAATTAAAAATGGTGAGATGACATTTATgtggagaaataaaaaaaaattggacgaAGTTACTATAAAAGTGACGTTAGGGGCCTTGgggatatgaaattaaaattcaggGACGGATGGGGTACAAAGTAAAGTTCAAGGACAGTTGGAAGAAAGAGACAAAAATTTAGGGAGGGTTGGTGAAAATTACCCTCAAATTTATTACGGTGGCTGTTATTGTGGAAGAGACGGTATTGTTGAAGAAAACTTGTAGCCAGACCTATGTTGATTCCAACGTGCAATTCAAAATGTTAATTCGCATGAATACAATAGGGatgatgacaaaagtacctaaaattttaaaaatatttacaaaaatatctgtaaaccttttttatttacaaaaatatcgactgatttaaaattaattacaaaactaccaaaaaataaatattatttacaaaaatacgatgTGTAAAAtatcggtataattatggtataattttggtatattaaaaCTAGAAATTAGAGAATTGAAAAATagtatttagtttattattggtataatttcagtctATTTTTGGTAATATCGATAataactttttatatattttttctatttgataacatgtatatttttttatatgtatttttcactatagttggtaatgaactagaaaatttgtatattattggtataattttagtatattgctagtttaatttttagtatacgatgtgGTGCAATGTTGGTGTAATTTTTatcttataataaaattttagtatattttgatgtgtatgCTCTTGATATAcggttggtataattttggtatattattaatttaatttttagtatatgatttgatataattttgataaatttttatttaatattaataaaatctcagtatacataatgttggtataatgttgatataatgttgatataatgctagtttattagtatactgacattataccaacagtatacgccgtacgtttgtaattattttttattttttaatatttttgtaattatttttaagtcaactagaatttttgtaaatgaaaaaagtcaatatgtagttttataattattttcatttttttgttaaatggtgtaatttcttCAATACAATAATATAAGATCCATCAAACTAATCCACCTAAATAAAGATCAGATCCACCATCCGAATCTGGTGAACAtcaaatttatctaaaatatgAATGTGGATCAAACATTAATCATGAGCCTGGCCTGGGTACCCATCCGGCTTGGATAATAAATTTTCCGTACCCGAACATGTAGAAAGCCCAAGTTTTTATGGGCGGGTTTGGAATTTAATTGATATGTAATTCTCCATGTAAGCCAAAAATAGTCCAGCCCGAACCTGCATATAATGCAAGGGTCAGGTTTGAGTAACAAATATGAGGCCCGGATCGTGCTCGGGCTTGCATTATAAATTACAAAACTGGTTGGTCAAGCCAGAATCCGATACATGAACAAGTCTATCTAATATGAgcacaaaaacattaaattcatCAAAATTCATTGTCGGTCTCATGCGAAAGCGGCAATGGTGGTCAGTGGTGATCCGGAAACCGTAAAAACcaaattaatattattgaaTTTTCTTAGATTAGTAAGTGTTTTTAGTGTTTTTCACACATAGTACGTttgtaaagaaaagaaactcATTAGATAAAGATAgatatgatatttttatgattaacTCAAACTATATTAGTAAAATAAAGAGATATTAGAAGAACAACTTTTAACGTTTCagctttatagcgatttaattttACTGttcaaaatgttataaaaacaaacatttgtAGTCCAAACCCGTTTTTTCGGTAATTGTATGCATCCATTTTCCAACAACTTTATTGTGAATCAAAATATTaaccatattttttaaatggactttttatataaaatactgttttttctttacttttttttaccCCTTTTAAACCTTTACATCACATACcaactatttttctttttatgctactttttaaaaaaaaattactttttgtATTAATtcgggttaatttcatataaaatcaccacctttacacgttttttcattttaatcatgtcctttaaaaagtgtcaaataaaatcagcatcttttattttttcataaactATCACCGATGAGAAAATCCGTGAAAAAATCTTTCACCATTATATTCCtgcatttaatttttatcacatatttatttattttttaatttttttttgactttttttggattttgactgTTGATGTTctcgtcagttttaatatcaacacaaaataaactaactaatttaaatttttcaatccttttttacactaatttttattttttaaactttatttcaatttcaatttcaattttatttttattttttattttatttcacatataatgtgtttttttgttaatgctaaaatcaacataatatcaatacaatttcaacattgtaacattataataatttaacattattATTGTCGTTTTCACCAAttctaaaatcaacaaaatatcagcAGAAAATCAACACAGTATGAACACTGTAACATAATAATTCAACATGATTATTTGTTTTCTTCCCCAATACTAatatatcattatctagtctcagtttaatttttatttttttaacttatttcacGGACAAACTTATCTTAtttgccaatgttaaaatcaagaaaatatcaACATactatcaacataaaatcaacaacattgtaacattaccataattcatcaatcaaccatcatcaacaaatcgtactgcataattaaataaacgcagaaatacaacaaaacacagtaaaattgcaaaattaatagatttttattccataaaattgcaaaattattttatataacataaaaatataatctttatacatgtttaatgatgaaaaCTTACTGTTATATAAAACaaagtaaacaaaaaaaattgctgatctgaaatgaagaaaaagaagagaaacgATAAAATTCAGATCTgatgaaatcaaaataaaaaacggCGATAGTAACATCGAGCGGAGAAAATGACTTCGATGGCGAGACAAAGGTGGAACGGCGGTGACGGAGCGCGAGAAATAGATCTAAAGATGTCGATCTATTGAATTGAAGATGAACAGAGATGACTAGGGGTGATCAATCGGTcagttcggttaaaaccgaaccaaattttgCCAAACCGACCTAACCGAATGTTGAGGTACAtttaaccaaaccgaccgaataAGAAGTATTAACCAAATTTATTTCTACCGAAACTGTTTTTGGTCGGTTTGCTCAGTTTGGTTAAATGGGCTATGTATGGGCTTTTATAGgctttttacaaataaatatgttttaaatatcAATTACACTCATTTTTTATATCCAATTTTTCATTGACTTTGTAGCTTCTCAAGGAACCAAATTTCTCATATGGATTAATTTTCttgaatataaaatgaataCGAGAATCATCGCTTCTGCTAATAATAACCTCAATATGTCATTTCATGTTTAAAGCTAGATAAATTGTTGATTTTAGTAATAAACatattaatacaaaaaattaaattagaatttgTATGGGAAATGAGTacagaaagaagaagagaaattaAAGTGATTGGCGcatgaaagaagaagagaaattaGGGTGGAAGATTTGAAATTGGTGAAAGAAATGAAAGTAGGGCTAAGAGTTTGAACTTTGAATGACGGCTAGTGGGTGTATATTGCTTCAAAGTTCAAATCCCAAAGAAAGATTAAGAGTCTAAGAGTGAGTAAAAATAAAACGCGGTGTTTTATTCAAAACGCAGTGTGCAagttttcggtcggttcggttaagatgtaaaattaaaatttaaaatcgaaccgaaaaccgaaaactgaaaactgaaaaccaaaaatttacatTATCCTAATCAAACCGaccaaataaaatttcaaaaccgaaccaaaccgaccgaaaatattcggttcggtcggtttggtcggtTCTCTGAAAAATTTGCTGACCCCTAAAGATGACTatggaaaaaaagaaaaagttttctgaaaatttgagttgagagagagaagagagaaatatgacgaaagaaaaaataattgtaattgtaaGAATAAAGATACTAAAATGTTGGAGAAAGTTAATTGTTCGtgtaaaaagttttttttaaaattgtgtgAGTTAGTCGTAATATTCTCTCCGTCCCAttataattgacaaaatttgGAATTTTTGGTGTCTCAttttaattgacaaaactaacataattataattttattctttaatttttcatttttaccgtcatttaaattaaactttctataagaaaatggtgaatatttaataaaaaatttactaatatactaatagcattaattagcttGATTATCAATAGACGGGTATAAAAGTAACTGTCTATATCAATTTATATTGGTTATTGTAAATTAGGTATTTTGTCGATTAGAGTGGACGGAAAGAGTACATGAATTTCTTTCCGAATAAAATAACAGACCAATCAAACAACGTGACTCCCAAAATTTTGGGCACTGAGAGTTGGGCCAAGAGAAAAAGTTGGTCCATGAGCTGGCGAATTTATAAGCTTTGCAGCAAAAGGTACACACCCTTTATAACCTCTCAGGTCAACTTGCCAAAGTTTCTCTCACCATTTATTCAATTCCCTATCTACTAATGAAGCGACAATCTAATCAATTGatgattgaaaaaaattctCTCTCTCAAACTTCCTCTCATTTCTCTCTAAACAACTTACTCTATATTTCATCTCTTCAAAAATCGAAAAATTACCTCCTCTCAgtctataaaaatttattatttattaatttaaactttatttcaataaatttactCGTTTGATAATTTTTTCGGTATCAATTTTATTGCTTTTTTACttgaaagtttatatttttatgtttttatgatgtGTTTTCTTAGATCTCTCAAAACTCTTGAGTGATTGTTCAATTTTCATGATCAATTTCTTGTAGATTTAAGGTTTTTAGATGAATATTGTTCtaactttttagaattttattggAGATAAGAATCACAAATACTAAACTTCAACGGATCAAGCGGATAAGGACAAATCGAAGACCCGCTCCAACGGAACTTCACTCTTAAATTCTCGTTCGATCCTTTCATGCAGAATCGATGTATAGATTTACCTAATTTCGATGTATTTTTTGCTTATATCTTGAATTGTTTGTTAGTTTTTAGATCAAAGTTGAAAAATCATATATTAACTTTATTATATGACTTTCTTATGTAATTTACTCTTCGTGAA is part of the Mercurialis annua linkage group LG3, ddMerAnnu1.2, whole genome shotgun sequence genome and encodes:
- the LOC126674538 gene encoding protein STRICTOSIDINE SYNTHASE-LIKE 10-like — its product is MSFSSTMLLLTTGFLLLFVFTESTRHAPSVASKNDYYQLNLLGGAIGPESIAFDCNGNGPYSGVSDGRILRWKPEAQSWVEFAFTSPHRNRRLCDGSMEKEKESACGRPLGLKFDKKSCELYIADAYYGLLKVGPNGGVATQLASSAEGVPFKFTNDLDINSDNGVVYFTDSSTYYERRDFSQIILTGDKSGRLLKYDPATKNVSVLHRGLSFPNGVVLAKNNSYLLLADSTNFQILKFTLSSHHNVSAPQVFARVDKFADNIRRTDNGDFWVALGSHKHPQIVTEVPVGIKYDEHGRIIKVVNSDDTNTLELVSEVEEHNGRLWFGSPARPYVGTTKSS